In Apium graveolens cultivar Ventura chromosome 10, ASM990537v1, whole genome shotgun sequence, the following are encoded in one genomic region:
- the LOC141691375 gene encoding E3 ubiquitin-protein ligase RSL1-like, with product MRIKHLKRKSSVSSRFRCGICAHRKPFNNAFAIKGCKHWYCSDCIRQYVTLKIQDNIPRICCPVSDCSGLLEPEHCRSILSSKVFDRWGDAILEAVVPDCDKFYCPCNDSSALLVKGQDFKEIVKSECPVCKKLFCAKCKVPWHSRIKCSEHQNLPKDEREDFMLVQLATKMGWTRCSRCGFYIERIDGCSSIRCRCGYPFNYGCGSYRYTDSEDEYSSDLDDDSESSSDLDDDIGCTSDPHNQPMGESNNLNKHFRRESDLDVEDRVQFWSERDVCCEN from the exons ATGAGGATTAAACATCTTAAAAG GAAATCCTCAGTGTCGTCGAGGTTTAGGTGTGGTATTTGTGCCCATCGTAAACCATTCAACAATGCTTTTGCTATAAAAGGTTGTAAGCACTGGTATTGTTCTGATTGCATTCGCCAGTACGTGACCTTGAAAATTCAAGACAATATTCCCCGAATTTGTTGTCCTGTTTCGGATTGTAGTGGCCTTTTGGAACCAGAACATTGCCGTTCCATCTTGTCTTCCAAGGTATTTGATAGATGGGGAGATGCAATACTTGAGGCTGTGGTTCCAGACTGTGATAAGTTCTACTGTCCCTGTAATGATAGTTCTGCACTTTTAGTCAAAGGTCAAGATTTTAAAGAAATTGTCAAATCGGAATGTCCTGTTTGCAAAAAGTTGTTTTGTGCAAAGTGTAAGGTTCCTTGGCATTCCAGAATTAAGTGTTCGGAGCATCAGAATTTACCCAAGGATGAGAGAGAAGATTTCATGCTCGTGCAACTTGCTACGAAAATGGGATGGACCCGATGTTCCAGATGTGGATTCTACATTGAAAGAATCGACGGTTGCTCATCTATTAGATGCAG GTGTGGATATCCTTTCAACTACGGGTGTGGGAGTTATCGGTATACTGATTCAGAAGACGAGTATTCATCTGATCTGGATGATGATTCCGAGAGTTCATCTGATCTGGACGATGATATTGGCTGCACATCTGATCCGCACAACCAACCCATGGGGGAATCTAATAATCTGAACAAACATTTTAGGCGGGAATCTGATTTGGACGTGGAAGACAGAGTGCAATTCTGGTCTGAACGTGATGTCTGCTGTGAAAACTGA
- the LOC141689059 gene encoding E3 ubiquitin-protein ligase RSL1-like: protein MGKKHNNYFRKYTVPSTFRCDICTDRKSTAKSFSIKGCNHTYCSNCIFQYVNFKIQDNLIRLTCPASGCYRSLKHEHCRSILPPKLFVDWDKKLREDAIPVRDRLYCPYKLCSALMVKGPNFKDIIEKVCSGCHKLFCTKCMVPWHAGMNCEEFQKVHVDEREQEDIMLMQLAKINKWSRCPNCKFYVERNLGCSHMCCRCGYVFCYNCGGYLERGHDLICTKAPR, encoded by the exons ATGGGGAAGaaacataataattattttag AAAATACACAGTTCCATCAACTTTCAGGTGTGACATTTGTACGGATCGTAAATCAACCGCTAAATCTTTTTCTATAAAGGGTTGTAATCACACTTATTGTTCGAATTGCATTTTCCAGTACGTGAACTTTAAGATTCAAGACAATCTTATCCGACTTACTTGCCCTGCTTCTGGTTGTTACCGCAGTTTAAAGCACGAACATTGTCGTTCTATCTTGCCCCCCAAGTTGTTCGTTGATTGGGACAAGAAATTACGTGAGGATGCGATTCCAGTTCGTGATAGGCTCTACTGTCCCTATAAACTCTGCTCTGCACTTATGGTTAAAGGTCCTAATTTTAAAGACATTATCGAAAAGGTATGTTCTGGATGCCATAAGTTGTTTTGTACAAAGTGTATGGTTCCTTGGCATGCTGGGATGAATTGTGAGGAATTCCAGAAGGTACATGTGGATGAGAGGGAACAAGAGGATATTATGCTCATGCAACTTGCTAAGATTAATAAATGGAGCCGCTGCCCCAATTGCAAGTTCTATGTTGAACGAAATTTAGGGTGCTCACACATGTGTTGCAG GTGTGGATACGTTTTCTGTTACAACTGTGGAGGTTATCTGGAACGTGGTCATGACCTAATCTGTACAAAAGCTCCGCGTTAA